From the genome of Ziziphus jujuba cultivar Dongzao chromosome 4, ASM3175591v1:
attaaaaaaaaaaaaaaaagtttataacatTATCAAAGGTTTAAGTTGGCAAttaggggttttttttttttttttttttttttcctttttatgcatttttttcccAATGGATCTATGTttcacataagaaaaaaaaaagttttataatCTAAAGACATTTATcacataattttaattttaaatataaaaaatattcgaAGGTCTGGGTCTCCAGTATTCCTTTCCACATCTTTGTGACAGTTTAGTTTAGCTAAGTCTTTGCTTCCTCCCAATGGAGGGCACTAATCAAGAAGGAACCTTTGGGTTTCCTGAACTTCTTCTGGAAGCGGATGAAGAAAGTGCCCTAAAAGCAGCTCAATGCTTCCTCGCCTGGAAAATTATATCAGATAAAGTAATCACTGAGACTAGGGTTCATTTAATCATCTGAAGAGTCTGGTTTACTCAAGATCCAGTAAAGGTCGAGAAGCTAGATCAAAATCTATTCCTGTTTTCTTTCAAATCTGCTGCTGACAGAAATCAGGTTTGGCAAGGAAGGCCATGGTATATTAATGGGCATCATCTGCTATTGAGGGAATGGAATCCGGATCTAGCCATCCGAGACATcgatttcaatttttcttcattatgGGTCCAAATTCGTGGCTTACCTCTGCAGTACATGACCAGCGATAGTGCGTTCGAAATTGGGAGTTTGTTCAAGGCAGTCCTTCAGTGTGAGAACTCATCACGCAACCACATAATTGGTTCAAAATATATGAGAATTCAAGTTGGAATTGACATTCGGAAACTGCTTTTGATGGGagtttttcaaaaaactaaGAAAGGGGGAATGTGGATACAATTTGCCTATGAGCGTTTGGACGAATTCTATTACAACTACTGTCTTATTGGACATGGGAAGGCAGCCTGCAGCAAACCGAAATCTAGCAACCAAAACATCGATGGGGATGAGTACGGACCTTAGATCCGAGCAGAAGCCGATGCCTTTACAGTGGTTTTCAAGGGCAGCTCTCTCCGACAGGTGGAAATTCCCAGGGGCGAATTATTTGACACATTCTCAAATGATTCCAGTTCAGATGAGCAAATCGAAGGCACCGGTGGGGGAATAGGTCCTCTATATGAACATCGGCAGCCACTCATGCTGGAAGGGATGACTGAGTCTCGCAGCAACCGAGTCGACTCAGGCGGAGAGCTGGGAAATCGCCCTAACCGGGCCTGCATATACACCCTATCACCGTGGAACACGTGGCAGGTACAGTGAAGCAATCAAACTGCTCCCAACCACCATCTGACAGAAACCATACATTTTCAAATTCGAGTTTTGCTATTCCAGATTCCCCGTCACACATGCTGGGCCCGCCCAGGATCTTGAAAATCTAGATGGTGGACCAGGATAGACACGTGTTGGCACTTCAGGCCGGAAAAGGAAAGCTCTTGGGATCAGGCCTAGGAAAATACCCAAAAAGGATCAGGGTGTGCAAATTGCAATTTCTGCACGAACTAGAGCTCCGTCCTCCTGATTAATCAAACCTCCAAACAGGTTAGTTGAATCTCCTGCTAAGACCATATCTTCTTCTTAACGAGCTAAAGTTATTTCACCTAAAGTAAGACTGAAGGATATAGCAAGGAGAAGGTGTGAAAGAGCTCTACCAGCAACCGGTAAGGACTCACAATTAGAAAATGCTTCGGCCGGGGCGGGCCCCACCCGATTAATGAAGCTCCTCGCATGGAACTGCCGAGGGATGGGAAGACCTTCAGCAGTTCGTGGCCTTCGTGGCCTGGTGCGGAGATTTTCCCCTATGGGTCTCTTTTTGTCAGAGACCCAGGTATCTGCTTTATGAATGACCAACATAGCATGATCTCTTAATTTTGATTGTAGCCACATAGTGGAAACCAGGAATGGTTCGGGGGGATTAGCTTTATTTTGGAAACTTGAATGTGACTGGGAAATAATTTTTAGTTCAAATTGGATAATTGATGTCAGTGTGACTTCggtggaatttatggtgttgttATTGTCCGGCAGACAGAGCGTAGGAAAGAATTCTGGATTTCTTTGGCTCGGTGTGTGCTTTCTAGTTATGATGATTGGGTTTGCATCGgagattttaatgatattgtaGATCAAAGCAAGAAAAAGGGAGGGCGAAGAGTATCCTCAAAGACAAAATTCTTTCTTCGGAATTTCTTGAACAAAGCTGGTGGGATCGACCTGGGATTCACTGGGAATCCTTTTACCTGATGTAATAAGAGGGGAGGTAAAGCTAACATTAGGGAGAGGCTAGACAGGGCTGTTGTGAGTTTAGACTGGCGTGTCCATTTCGACCGAGCGGGAGTCCTCCATCTTCCAGCTGTTGGTTCCGACCATGCTACCCTTTTACTGTGCCTTGTTTTGGACCTTGGTAATGCCCCAAGACCTTCAGGTTTTTAGAAGCCTGGACCCGCGACCAACCTGCAAATTGGTCACTCAATTCGCTTGGAATGATGCTGAGAGAGATGCTCATCGACCGTCCCTAACTGCTAAAATTCATAATGCTGCAAAGGCTCTATCTGTTTGGAATAGGGAAAGCTTTAGGTTTTGCTAAACCAAATTAAAGGAACTCAAACACCAGTTAGTCTTTATTCAAAGTCTAACCTCGTCGGAAGACATCTTAGCTCTGGAACGTGTTGTGCAAGGTGAGATTTCTGAATGGCAAGTCAGACTTGAGTTACTCTGGCGGCAAAAATCCAAAGAGCTTTGGCTGCAAGTTGGTGATAGAAACTCCAGATTTTTCCACGCGTCAACTGTAGCCAATCGCAAAAGAATTACCATCTCTGGGTTAAAGAATGATTCGGGTTTATGGTTGGATGACAGAGCATTTATTGGAGAGTTTCTGATCGTAAAATTCTCAAACCTGTTTAGAGACGACGTGATTACTCATTGTCCTTCACTACCAGAACTCTTTCTCCCTGCCGTCTCCACTgaggaaaattttcattgacAGCTTTGCCTTCTAGTAATGGAAATTTGGAAAGTGATCCAGAGTATGAACCCCACCAAAGCCCCCAGACCCGACGGAATGTCAGCCTGCTTTTTTCAACACTACTGGGATATAGTTGGAGACAATGTGATTCGAACAGTTCAAAATATATTCATTTCCAAAGTTATCCCAGCGGCCATAAAAAGAACGGTGATGGCACTTACTCCCAAAGCAAAAAATATTTCGCGTTTCGACCATATCCGACCAATCAGCCTTTGCAACACAGTCTACAaagttatataaaaaattattgtcaaCCGATTAAGACCGTTAATGCCTAATCTCATTTCCCCCAATCAAGCCGCTTTTGTCCCTGGTAGATCGATAGGCAAAAACACCATTTTGGTGAACGAAATTATGCATTCGATGAAGAAATGCAGGGGGTCCCCTGGGTTTGTAGGTTTTAAGATCGACATGCACAAAGCCTACGACCGAGTTAACTGGACTATTCTCAATGAAATCTTGATTAATTATGGGTTCTCTGCTGATGTGGTGAGTTTGATTGGCCAATGTTATGGGATAGATAGAACCTCTATTCTCCTTAATGGGAGCATTTGCGGTAGTGTTAAAGTTGGGCAGGGCCTTCATCAAGGCGACCCTCTTTTGCCATACCTGTTCATTCTGTTCGCTGAAATGCTTTCCAGGATGATTCACAAGTTGGAATTAGAAGGTAAAATCCATGGATTTAAATTTCAGCGTACATGGCCTCCAATATCGCACTTGTTTTTTTGCAGACGATATCCTAATCTTCTGCAAAGCTAGCCGGGATGAAGTTAGTGCAGTTTCAAATTGCTTGAATCAATATTGCAATTGGACCGGGCAGCTAGTCAACTTTGCCAAGTCAGGATGCTTCTTCTCAAGGAATGTCTCAGCCAACAACAAAGCAAACATTAAAAGCACTATCAATCTCAAAGAACTCCCCCAAGATGCCAAATACCTTGGTAACCCTTTATTCATAGGGAAAAACAAATTGATGGCTTTTGAGGATTTAAGGAAACGGATTGAAGTCAAATTGGAACGCTGGAAAGCGAAGTTATTATCTCAATCAGGACGGCTTGTGCTAATCAAGACAGTGATTATTGTTGCACCAATTTATACCTTTTCAACATGCAAACTGCCCCTGGTGTGGTGTGGAAAAATTGATAGCATGGCGAGCAGGTTCCTATGGAAAGGACAAGCTTTTGAGAAACCCAGCTTCATTCCTTTGGCCTGGAGCAAAGTTTGTAAACCAAAAAGCTTCGGTGGGCTAGGTATCAGAAGACTTGAAGATGTCAACCGTGCTCTTCTTTGTAAATtgggatggttcttggagaataaCAGCAACACACTTTGGGTCAAGGCCTTGAAGGCCAAATACTTTCCTCATACTACCTTCATGCGTTGCCCTAGAAAAGATCAAATTCTTGGCAATGGAAAGGCATTTTGAGTATAAGATCAATCCTTGAGAAGGGTCTTTGCTATAGAGTGGGTAAAGGGAATAAAGTGAATTTTTGGGAGGACTCATGGATACCCAACAATATCAATTTCCGCCCAAACCTGAATCCTCGTAATGCTAGCTTTAAGCTTTGAATGGTGGACTCCTTGTTACGCGAGTGGAACTTGGATCATTTAAATGCACTTTTTGATCAAGAGACCATCACCAACATAACAAAAATTTTCTGGACTAATAATGACCTGGATGATACTCTCAATTGAATGGGCACTAACTCAGGAAAATTCCAAGTTAAATCTGTTTATAAATTCCTTCTCCCTGGTGTTACTGATCAGAGGGATTGGTGGCGCGCCGTATGGTCTTCCGACATCCACGATCAGCTCAAATTCTTCTTGTGGAAGTTATCCATCCAAGGCCTTCTAGTTAGAGCAACTCTGCTTCATCGCAACTGGCAGTTGGACAACGAATTCTGTCCTCATGGGTGTGCTAGTCCAGAGAATGAGATGCATCTGTTCTTCACTTGTTCCGTTGCGAGGGCCTTTTGGATTGCATCCCTCTGGACAATCAAATGGGAGTCTTATCCCCAAAGCACTTTAGAGTCCTATCTTGACTGGATAGCCAATCCAGTGGGGAGGCTTCCAGTGCACGAGCTTGACGTTAACAGATTCTTCCACTGGAGGCTTCCAGTGCACGAGCTTGACGTTAACAGATTCTTTCTCTTTGCTTCCATCATTCTGCATACTATCTGGCAAGTGcgcaaaaaaattgttttcgaAGTCCAAAGGATTTCCCTTGAAGAAGAAGTTCATCGAATCTTCCAACGATTTCAAGAATTCTCTAACTCAAATCCCCCAGAGGGCGAAGCAACTTCCATTCCAGATACGACGACCTCCTCCTGGACACCCCCTTCGACTGGAACAATTAAACTTAATTCTAATGCTTCTCTAGCCTATGGTTTTTCAAGTCTTGGAGTGGTTGCCAGGAACCAATTTGGTGCCGTTCTGAAAATTCACGTGGCTAGAACGCCTATCAACTTGCCTGAAGCTGTTGAAGTGGCTGCTATTTTACAGGGGATTCTTCTAGCTCTTCAATGAGGTTATTCTCATATTTGCTGTGAAAGCGATCCGAAATCAGTTATCCAGAACATCATCAACCCTCGGATAGATAATACTCATTGGAACACTACTGGGTTTATTAGGAAACTTCGAGACTTATGCCCTCTCTTTCGTTCCATTTCTTTTGCTTGGACTCCAAGGAAAGCAAACCAGCTAGCCCATTTGGTGGCTCGTTGGGGCCTCTTCAATGAAAATTGTAGCGCTGTTTATACTTTGTCCTATTCTAGTTCTTTTGTAGACTCGTGGAGAAAGGATTGTGGTCTTCTTTCCACAGCCTGATCTCCCGGCAGATCTTCTTGTAAGCTTACCGTCCTTTCGGTTAATATAACGCcccattttaccaaaaaaataataataaatttttttatcagggTACCAAACAtaacattttattatatattgattatattcattccccaaaaaaaaaaaaaaaaaaaaaaaattatatttaccaaAGCAAACCACAAATATGATCTGAATTACTTTTTTCACGCTCTCTGAAATTAGACGATGAAAAACAGGTTCGGAGATTCCATGTCCAAAGCCTTCCACAACTAGTCCTTCAATGGCTTCAAAGATGGAAGTCCCAGTTTTCACCATCACCAACTTGAGCACTTGGGTTGCCATGGCGGTCCCTCCAGACATCACAGTAGCTGATTTCAAGTGTAAGGagcaaattaacaaaatatagaatGCCATACAAATTCCGATCTCATCAATCCCTGTTAAACGTATTTGTTTATCCATTTAAGTGTCTGTCTTAAAATaaagatcattttttttttttttttttgaacgggACTAGGTATTTCTATTTGGAAGATCATATAATGAATTTTTCTGGGTCATTGCAATTTGCAGCCTTTTGGTTTCCCAAAGGCCCAACTGGGAAAAAATGATGGTTTCAGTTGTCTTATTCAGCTTCTGGGTTGAGCTTCTGGGATGGGTTTTAGCAGAAATGCGTCTCTCTACTGGTATTTTTCTAACCCAGCAAAGGGATTTTTGAAgtgttttctttaaaaagaacTTATAACCGTTTgcaattttttatcattattatttttttccgaAGTATTGCTGATTTGAATGCCATGAAGTTCCTATTAGACTAAAATAGTTGATGTAGTATAGCATGCTGCCATGCTGACTGTAGCCCATTATATAACTCAACCAAAGCCAAAACTAATTGCGCATTCCATTAATTTCCAACCAGCTGGTGCCATTGTGGTTAGTTGGATTTGATTGTCATTGCCATACTTAATTTGTTAACCATCTGCAAAGTACTTTTCTACTGGCATATAATTTTCATTGTACTTTTTTACACAACTCCATTACATGATTGTTATGAAGGTTGTATGCTTGTTTCCTAGTTAATAATGTGCTGAGAAGATACTAAATGTCTGTGGTTTATAAAACATTTCTGTAGGAGAACTTGACAGAGTGCACCTCAATTGCTTCCCAAAATCAGGAGAAATTGAAGTTTGTGGACTTATGGCGcgtttttttggttgttttgttTCCTTAAAGTTAATTATGCCACAGGATTCTTTTCTTTATGACCTACGTTCATCATTAGTTTGCATTTTTTAAGTAGTCTCCATCGTGTTGTAGGTAAAGCGAAAATCATGCTTCTTCCACCTGCCTGATTCAATGCCCACGAAGTTTGCATTCCAAGGAGTGAGAGGAACATGGTTTCTTCATGTAGAAGCAAGaagtttgaccaatttgaatagATCATCGTTACCTCAATTTGTGGCTACAGATGTTGATTATGTATCAAGTCCTGGTAAGGGCAAGAGAGAAtgcaaagaaaaggaaattggaGAAAAGGGATTGCAGTTTCATGAACTTTCATTAGAAAGGCTTCAGAGACCTCTCGATGTTTcagaggaaaagaagaaaaataagaaagaaacaaaaaactgCTACTTTGGTTACCAGACAAATGGAAATGGGTTTGAATACATTGGTGCAAACAAAATTACTTTAGTTCCAACTGCCAAGAGTGTTTGTGAGCACCCTGCATCTGCAGAAAATATTGAGCCTAGGGAGGAATGGGCTTCTAGATCAATGGTAGAGGCCCAAGTGAGATGTCATCAGAAACAAAATCCGTTACCTTCTTATTTGCTTCCTTCCCCACCATCAACCAAAACTGGTCAAGGAGCAAGGTATAACTTCAATAGACCTGAAGTGGGGAAACACCTTGTCATGGCTTCAGGTAGTCTCGGCATTTCTCCAAGTAAGCAGAAAACTGCAATCTATCTCTGCCGCATGAAAGATGGAAAAGTTTTGGGTCTCAACTCAAGTTCAGTAGTTAAACAACCACAGTTTGAGATAAGTGACAGTGATGAATGAACAGTTCCAGAGTGTATCCTGGTGAACTGAGACAACTGTGCATTATAATGTCATGCTCTTACACCAGAAGTTCTACTCTGTCTAGCTTCACAATATCAATGGATAACCTGAATGCACtgtaattgattatttggaGTGGCTGATTTGTGGAGAAATGGAGGATTGGAAGAGCTTTCTCTCGAGCAAGATCAGAGGTGTGAACAGTCTAGAATCCCTTAACTTTCACTACAGAGTTACATCCAGATTATTGTTGTCATTTTCGATCTTTTTGTAAATTTGATGCTGTTCTCTTCTCTTGGAAACAGAGGAAAAAATGGTATGGGTTAACATGATAACACTCACATAGCCAAAAAGGAAGGaggagaaaacaaaaagaaaaagaaaaagaaaaagaaaagaatccaAGAAATAGAACAGTTGATGCTCTAGGAtatgttcattttatttctttttccttttgttttttgagaTTATGATGGTTTTGATAATGGGATGGAACTAAAGCTCTGCTTTTTGTGAATGCTTCTGATTTCTAGATTCTAGAAAGTGTAAGAGATAATAGCCCAACAAATTATTTCCATTTGCACAATGTTCTGCTGTGCTTTAGCATGTAATTTTTCTAAGGCCTTGGTTTAGTGAACCGATAATAATTGGTATGAAAGCTCAAGGTTTCTCACTAGTCTCCTTTTTAGTCTGCGATAACATTTTTTCCCTTGCTAGAAATGATGGATAGTCTTATATCATCCCTCTATTAGTGCAATGTTTTAGATACACCATGAGCTCTTGTGATCATTTCATGCTTGCTGGTTTGAAGAGCAAACTTTAAGCTCATTGAGCACCTGACAAAACAGCTTTGATAAATTCAagttagattttaattttttgtatggtTGTGAATAAGCATGTTGGTATTGATTAGAAGTATGCTTATTACTTTTTGTATGATTGTAAGCATGGATTAGAAGTATGCTACATTAAAGTGACCATTTTTAACTCCAACATGTAAGGCTGTGTCCTTCTCCTTCAAGTTTCTTGTCCTTCAAAGATGAGCTGCTTGCTGGCTTTCAATATCCTTCAAACCGCTGATGAGCACCTCAACCATATCTTTGTTCCCAATTTTTGCTGCTACATGTAAAGGACTGTCTCCGTCAGCATTTACTTGGTGAAGAAGTGATGGATTTAAGCGAAGGACGCATTTTGAAACACCCTTTTGATGCAATCTAACAGCAATGTGAAGAATAGTGTTCTTCTGTGGTGTTACCTGGTGAGTGTCAATTCCATGTTCCTCGAGTGCTTGAATGAGGCTTTCATCTCCTGAAGCTGCAGCTGCGAACACCATCCTATCCATTGGGAGCAATGATCTCAATCACTTCCTCCGATCTCTATCTTCCCGGTTAAGGTGAAAAGAAGGGACGgactaagaagaatataatcCCAAATCGTCTAATTTCTGttaaattattcttttaaatacaagttgaaattaattattaccaatGTTCAAAGACGTCATCAggttttatgtaatttataaCTTTATTATCGTCAATATTCCAAGTGGAAGAATATTTAATAGGACCTTTTGCACAAAGCAAGGACAAAAACCAtcctttaataaataatttccaaCTTAATTTGCGTAAAACCAGACGAAGGTGTGGTAGCTGTGTGACTAATTTATTCCAAAAGTTTCTTTTCGACTTTAAAAAACTCAAACTCAAAGGTAGCTAGCAAAGGAAGAAGACTCTGTAGGATTCATAACAAGTCATTAGTCtttgattattattagtattattattattattattattattattattatttctatatttaaaaaacaaaaaaaggatgaggagaagaagaagctcAAGGGTCTTGGTCAATGGTGATATTGATatcaaaataaaagtataatacTTCAAGTGAGAAttcaataataaacaaaataattagtgCAAAACGTATGCACAATGATTTTTAATCTCTCAACAGAACTCCAATCAAAGTTATACATAAAAATCTTAAATCTTGTCTCACCTATTCATCATAAaagatttttgaaatttgacttCATGTAAAGTTGCATACAGTTTGCGCCTCCAATTTATGAAGATGGCAAAAATTTTACAGCTCCATGAATTGTTAAAGAGAACAAACAGAGCAAATAACCTCAAACATTCAACAAAGGCAAACAGATATATAATGCAAAGAAAACATTCCAAACACATTAAACAACAATCTAAAAGTACCAACTTTGTTTAGGATAAATTATTCTTCCTTCACTGTTTCAGTTGCAGCCAAATATGCTTAGCCTGAACGATCAACAAGCTTCTCAACTGCAACTTTACTAACATCACGGCGAACTCCAATATCAGAAGCCAATCTACTAATGCAGTAAATGCCATAACCCACAAATGCCAGACCAGAAAAACTAGTAGTCAGGAATCGAAGAGGTGAAGAAATTACAGCACTAGAGGCAGCCAAAATGGAGCCTGCCTGCCCACTCCTGCCAATACTAAAACTAGTGAATACTAGCAAGCCAGTTTTGCAATAAATTGCAAAGTCTTCacaattgtttttgaaaacgTGGTAAACACCAAAGCCATTCGCAAGGAGGAAAAATGCACGGTGCAGGACATCTTCAGGTGGATCGGAAGAGGCAAGTGTACAGGTACCACCTCGAGGTTTGGCAAGGAATACAGCTGGATTAATACCATATTCAAAGAGATAAAGATCTCCACCAGAAAGAAAACAATCTATGCAGGAAGAGAGCACGCCATCAAGCCTTGATTGATCACCACATATTGGACAGGGATTGTCTGAAGAATGGGATGGAGACGAGCTGAATATAATACGATTTAACGCAGTTCCTGTGCCAATTTCCTGGCCTGCTCCTCGAGTGAAGTGGATCAACTTTCCATCACAGACATATATGCCTGGGGTCACATAGCAGATAAATAGGGGTTAGTACAAAAAAGACTATTATGCATTCAAGGACGGGggcagaaagagagagagagagagagagagagagagagagagagagaagtgcaCAAGAGGAAACCTTCTCAAATGCGTGTTCAAAAATTTACTAGAG
Proteins encoded in this window:
- the LOC125421889 gene encoding uncharacterized protein LOC125421889 is translated as MASKMEVPVFTITNLSTWVAMAVPPDITVADFNLLVSQRPNWEKMMVSVVLFSFWVELLGWVLAEMRLSTAHYITQPKPKLIAHSINFQPAGAIVENLTECTSIASQNQEKLKFVDLWRVFLVKRKSCFFHLPDSMPTKFAFQGVRGTWFLHVEARSLTNLNRSSLPQFVATDVDYVSSPGKGKRECKEKEIGEKGLQFHELSLERLQRPLDVSEEKKKNKKETKNCYFGYQTNGNGFEYIGANKITLVPTAKSVCEHPASAENIEPREEWASRSMVEAQVRCHQKQNPLPSYLLPSPPSTKTGQGARYNFNRPEVGKHLVMASGSLGISPSKQKTAIYLCRMKDGKVLGLNSSSVVKQPQFEISDSDE
- the LOC107415734 gene encoding protein LEAD-SENSITIVE 1-like; the protein is MAMLSKKIQREQLKPGDHIYSWRQAYIYAHHGIYVCDGKLIHFTRGAGQEIGTGTALNRIIFSSSPSHSSDNPCPICGDQSRLDGVLSSCIDCFLSGGDLYLFEYGINPAVFLAKPRGGTCTLASSDPPEDVLHRAFFLLANGFGVYHVFKNNCEDFAIYCKTGLLVFTSFSIGRSGQAGSILAASSAVISSPLRFLTTSFSGLAFVGYGIYCISRLASDIGVRRDVSKVAVEKLVDRSG